The DNA region tttgtggaacgagaaaaagaaagaagaagatgagaagctcaaagagaaggagtatgaaaaacctctaCCTTACCTAAAAATATCTTCCAGAAAAGATAAACAACGACAATTTgatcgtttcatggaaatttttaagaaattggaaataaccattccTTTCTCCGAAGCCATCCAGCAAATACCATCTTATTCGaagtttttgaaggaaatcaTTACAAAAAAGAGGGCATATGCTGAGAAAGAGacaattgaggtagaagggaATTGCAGTGCTATCATTCAATGGTCACTACCTCCTAAATCCTATGATCCTGGaagcttcactattccttgtGCTATTGGCGAGCTAGAGGTTGGAAAAGCCTTGATTGATCTTAGAGCCAGCATAAATTTGATGCCTCTAactatgtttaaaaatttaaaaggggtagagctcaaacaaacaagaatggttctcCAATTAGCTGACAGATCCCTCAAATACCCTTTTGGGattgctgaagatgtgattgtcaaggttgataagttcttgtttccagtggattttgttgttatggagNNNNNNNNNNNNNNNNNNNNNNNNNNNNNNNNNNNNNNNNNNNNNNNNNNNNNNNNNNNNNNNNNNNNNNNNNNNNNNNNNNNNNNNNNNNNNNNNNNNNNNNNNNNNNNNNNNNNNNNNNNNNNNNNNNNNNNNNNNNNNNNNNNNNNNNNNNNNNNNNNNNNNNNNNNNNNNNNNNNNNNNNNNNNNNNNNNNNNNNNNNNNNNNNNNNNNNNNNNNNNNNNNNNNNNNNNNNNNNNNNNNNNNNNNNNNNNNNNNNNNNNNNNNNNNNNNNNNNNNNNNNNNNNNNNNNNNNNNNNNNNNNNNNNNNNNNNNNNNNNNNNNNNNNNNNNNNNNNNNNNNNNNNNNNNNNNNNNNNNNNNNNNNNNNNNNNNNNNNNNNNNNNNNNNNNNNNNNNNNNNNNNNNNNNNNNNNNNNNNNNNNNNNNNNNNNNNNNNNNNNNNNNNNNNNNNNNNNNNNNNNNNNNNNNNNNNNNNNNNNNNNNNNNNNNNNNNNNNNNNNNNNNNNNNNNNNNNNNNNNNNNNNNNNNNNNNNNNNNNNNNNNNNNNNNNNNNNNNNNNNNNNNNNNNNNNNNNNNNNNNNNNNNNNNNNNNNNNNNNNNNNNNNNNNNNNNNNNNNNNNNNNNNNNNNNNNNNNNNNNNNNNNNNNNNNNNNNNNNNNNNNNNNNNNNNNNNNNNNNNNNNNNNNNNNNNNNNNNNNNNNNNNNNNNNNNNNNNNNNNNNNNNNNNNNNNNNNNNNNNNNNNNNNNNNNNNNNNNNNNNNNNNNNNNNNNNNNNNNNNNNNNNNNNNNNNNNNNNNNNNNNNNNNNNNNNNNNTGgcggatgtgcattgactataggagattaaatacagtcacccggaaagatcattttcctctaccttttatggaccagatgttggaaagattagcagggcaagcttattattgctttcttgatggatattcGGGATACAATCAAATAGTGGTAGACCctgaagaccaagagaaaacagCATTTACTTGTCCCTTTGGTGTTTTTGCCTAccgaaaaatgccatttggattatgtaatgccctGCGAGttttcagaggtgtatgcaagcaatctttgctgattttatggaaaagagcattgaagtctttatggacGATTTTTCAGTTGttggagatacttttcaaaggtgcttgtctaatttggatgcagttctcaaccgatgtgttcaaacaaatcttgtcttgaactgggaaaaatgtcattttatggtgACAAAAGGTATTGTACTTGGCCATAAAATTTCagccagggggattgaagttgataaagcaaaggttgaggtaatcgaaaaactcccaccaccaacaaatgttaagggagtccgaagtttccttggtcatgcAGGATTTTATCGACGACTTATCATGGATTTCTCAAAGGTTGCAAAGCCTTTGAGCAATTTACTCGCTAAAGAgacaccatttgtgatgagttcggaatgtttgcaagcttttgacagTTTGAAGCAGAGACTGATTTCTGCCCCCGTAATTGTGGCGCCTGATtggaataaagagtttgaacttatgtgtgatgctagcgACTATGCTATAGGGGCTGTGCTTGGACAAAGAAAAGGGAAGGTgtttcatgctatttactatgctagcaaagtactgaatgaggctcaattgaattatgccaccacagaaaaggaattcttggctatagtgtactcattggagaaatttagatcatatcttgttggatctaaggtgatcatttatacagatcacgcagctataaaatatttactgaaGAAACCTGattcaaagccaagattgattagatgggtacttttgttacaagaatttgacgtTGAAATTCGTGATAGAAAGGGGAGCGAGAATGTAATTGCTGATCATTTGTCCTGGTTAGTCAATGAGGAAGTGACaagtaaggaaaaagaaatttgggaatcattttcagatgaaactattttgtatattcagcaaagaccCTGGTTTGTTGATTTAGCCAATTTTAAAGTCGCAGGTGTTATTCCAGAAGGACTTActtggcaacagaaaaagaagtttttatatGATGCCAAGGAATTCATCtgggatgatccatatttgtTCAAGATAGGAGCGGATAATCTGTTGAGAAGATGTGTTACTGAAGCAGAAGTAGAAGATATTCtgtggcattgtcataattctccttatggTGGTCACTATAATGGAGAACGCACTGCTGCAAAAATTTtacaagcaggattttattggccgactttgtttaaagatgctcataatcatgctcgaagctGCGACAAATGCCACTACAGggaattttggaagttgaagtctttgattgctggggtattgattttatgggaccatttcctccgtcattcaataatgaatatattttggcaACTGTTgactatgtgagtaaatgggttgaagctgtagcatgtcctaagaatgatgctaacactgtgatcaaattcttaaaaagacaaatcttttcgCGTTTTGGCACTCCCAGGATACTCATTAGTGATGGGGGATCTTACTTTTGCAATGCTCAGCTAGCTAAAGTACTtaagcattatggggtgaaacacaAGGTagctgcaccttatcatccacagacgaatggccaagctgaagtttctaacagggaAATCGAAAGGattttagaaaagactgtcacCTTTTCAAGAAGAGATTGGTCGCAGAAGTTAGACGATGCTCTCTAGGCATATAGAATggccatgaaaacttctatggggttatctccttttcagttagtctatggaaaagcatgtcatttgccagttgaaatggaacacaaagcttggtaggcgttgaaattttttaattttgacccTGCCAAGGCTCAATGGAAATGAGGCAACCAGCTGCTAGAACTCGAAGAAATGCGGTTGCATGCATACGAGTCATCCaggacttacaaagataaggtgaagttttatcatgacaagaagCTGATGAAAAGAACTTTCCATCCACGAGATTTGGTTCTCTTATTCAACTCGCGGCTAAAGTTATTCCCAGGGAAGCTGAAgtcaaaatggtcgggaccttttATGGTGAAACATGTATTCCAGAgtggagcagtggaattagaatcTTCAACTGAAGATGATCAGCAACGGAGATGGATTGTGAATGGCCAAAGACTCAAACACTATGTAGGAGGAGATGTAGAGCAATTTGCCTCAGTCATGATGTTGGTAGagccatgaggtttgggtcaggctcgtgaagttaaacaagcgctactaggaggcaacctagatttattcttacacttttgcagtttaaattcctagaataggttgtgtttttgttttggtgtgtactcttggcttgaatactttttctgaaaatgtttgaacGACTAATGTGCATGATAGGAcaatttgatgattatttgaggtggatgagaattgagttgcaatgcatgttgatatccaagagatagatgggtgatgaatttatgattgtggtcatgatgctaggcatggtgtatgaatgaattttgtgtgaggaagcatgtgtgtgagattttgagctccagagttttattgttacatgtattgttcacaggaaaacatggatgatattgccttaatcttgatgattgattNNNNNNNNNNNNNNNNNNNNNNNNNNNNNNNNNNNNNNNNNNNNNNNNNNNNNNNNNNNNNNNNNNNNNNNNNNNNNNNNNNNNNNNNNNNNNNNNNNNNNNNNNNNNNNNNNNNNNNNNNNNNNNNNNNNNNNNNNNNNNNNNNNNNNNNNNNNNNNNNNNNNNNNNNNNNNNNNNNNNNNNNNNNNNNNNNNNNNNNNNNNNNNNNNNNNNNNNNNNNNNNNNNNNNNNNNNNNNNNNNNNNNNNNNNNNNNNNNNNNNNNNNNNNNNNNNNNNNNNNNNNNNNNNNNNNNNNNNNNNNNNNNNNNNNNNNNNNNNNNNNNNNNNNNNNNNNNNNNNNNNNNNNNNNNNNNNNNNNNNNNNNNNNNNNNNNNNNNNNNNNNNNNNNNNNNNNNNNNNNNNNNNNNNNNNNNNNNNNNNNNNNNNNNNNNNNNNNNNNNNNNNNNNNNNNNNNNNNNNNNNNNNNNNNNNNNNNNNNNNNNNNNNNNNNNNNNNNNNNNNNNNNNNNNNNNNNNNNNNNNNNNNNNNNNNNNNNNNNNNNNNNNNNNNNNNNNNNNNNNNNNNNNNNNNNNNNNNNNNNNNNNNNNNNNNNNNNNNNNNNNNNNNNNNNNNNNNNNNNNNNNNNNNNNNNNNNNNNNNNNNNNNNNNNNNNNNNNNNNNNNNNNNNNNNNNNNNNNNNNNNNNNNNNNNNNNNNNNNNNNNNNNNNNNNNNNNNNNNNNNNNNNNNNNNNNNNNNNNNNNNNNNNNNNNNNNNNNNNNNNNNNNNNNNNNNNNNNNNNNNNNNNNNNNNNNNNNNNNNNNNNNNNNNNNNNNNNNNNNNNNNNNNNNNNNNNNNNNNNNNNNNNNNNNNNNNNNNNNNNNNNNNNNNNNNNNNNNNNNNNNNNNNNNNNNNNNNNNNNNNNNNNNNNNNNNNNNNNNNNNNNNNNNNNNNNNNNNNNNNNNNNNNNNNNNNNNNNNNNNNNNNNNNNNNNNNNNNNNNNNNNNNNNNNNNNNNNNNNNNNNNNNNNNNNNNNNNNNNNNNNNNNNNNNNNNNNNNNNNNNNNNNNNNNNNNNNNNNNNNNNNNNNNNNNNNNNNNNNNNNNNNNNNNNNNNNNNNNNNNNNNNNNNNNNNNNNNNNNNNNNNNNNNNNNNNNNNNNNNNNNNNNNNNNNNNNNNNNNNNNNNNNNNNNNNNNNNNNNNNNNNNNNNNNNNNNNNNNNNNNNNNNNNNNNNNNNNNNNNNNNNNNNNNNNNNNNNNNNNNNNNNNNNNNNNNNNNNNNNNNNNNNNNNNNNNNNNNNNNNNNNNNNNNNNNNNNNNNNNNNNNNNNNNNNNNNNNNNNNNNNNNNNNNNNNNNNNNNNNNNNNNNNNNNNNNNNNNNNNNNNNNNNNNNNNNNNNNNNNNNNNNNNNNNNNNNNNNNNNNNNNNNNNNNNNNNNNNNNNNNNNNNNNNNNNNNNNNNNNNNNNNNNNNNNNNNNNNNNNNNNNNNNNNNNNNNNNNNNNNNNNNNNNNNNNNNNNNNNNNNNNNNNNNNNNNNNNNNNNNNNNNNNNNNNNNNNNNNNNNNNNNNNNNNNNNNNNNNNNNNNNNNNNNNNNNNNNNNNNNNNNNNNNNNNNNNNNNNNNNNNNNNNNNNNNNNNNNNNNNNNNNNNNNNNNNNNNNNNNNNNNNNNNNNNNNNNNNNNNNNNNNNNNNNNNNNNNNNNNNNNNNNNNNNNNNNNNNNNNNNNNNNNNNNNNNNNNNNNNNNNNNNNNNNNNNNNNNNNNNNNNNNNNNNNNNNNNNNNNNNNNNNNNNNNNNNNNNNNNNNNNNNNNNNNNNNNNNNNNNNNNNNNNNNNNNNNNNNNNNNNNNNNNNNNNNNNNNNNNNNNNNNNNNNNNNNNNNNNNNNNNNNNNNNNNNNNNNNNNNNNNNNNNNNNNNNNNNNNNNNNNNNNNNNNNNNNNNNNNNNNNNNNNNNNNNNNNNNNNNNNNNNNNNNNNNNNNNNNNNNNNNNNNNNNNNNNNNNNNNNNNNNNNNNNNNNNNNNNNNNNNNNNNNNNNNNNNNNNNNNNNNNNNNNNNNNNNNNNNNNNNNNNNNNNNNNNNNNNNNNNNNNNNNNNNNNNNNNNNNNNNNNNNNNNNNNNNNNNNNNNNNNNNNNNNNNNNNNNNNNNNNNNNNNNNNNNNNNNNNNNNNNNNNNNNNNNNNNNNNNNNNNNNNNNNNNNNNNNNNNNNNNNNNNNNNNNNNNNNNNNNNNNNNNNNNNNNNNNNNNNNNNNNNNNNNNNNNNNNNNNNNNNNNNNNNNNNNNNNNNNNNNNNNNNNNNNNNNNNNNNNNNNNNNNNNNNNNNNNNNNNNNNNNNNNNNNNNNNNNNNNNNNNNNNNNNNNNNNNNNNNNNNNNNNNNNNNNNNNNNNNNNNNNNNNNNNNNNNNNNNNNNNNNNNNNNNNNNNNNNNNNNNNNNNNNNNNNNNNNNNNNNNNNNNNNNNNNNNNNNNNNNNNNNNNNNNNNNNNNNNNNNNNNNNNNNNNNNNNNNNNNNNNNNNNNNNNNNNNNNNNNNNNNNNNNNNNNNNNNNNNNNNNNNNNNNNNNNNNNNNNNNNNNNNNNNNNNNNNNNNNNNNNNNNNNNNNNNNNNNNNNNNNNNNNNNNNNNNNNNNNNNNNNNNNNNNNNNNNNNNNNNNNNNNNNNNNNNNNNNNNNNNNNNNNNNNNNNNNNNNNNNNNNNNNNNNNNNNNNNNNNNNNNNNNNNNNNNNNNNNNNNNNNNNNNNNNNNNNNNNNNNNNNNNNNNNNNNNNNNNNNNNNNNNNNNNNNNNNNNNNNNNNNNNNNNNNNNNNNNNNNNAGAATTTCTCcaagctaagcacgcttaaccatggagttcttatgggttaggcttccgaaaagtaaatgcattttggtgatatgggtagccaaatcaattcctttaagctatctttcaactgtatagtcccatacctatacagtctccagatccctctcattctggtgtatgtttcattcgtccatgtgccccttccactcgaagcctgccaggagccgctccttgtccgtgccccctgcaccatgcttcttgcaccgacgatcactccccgccctcgtcagtgcccgggtgtcacagtCGTCATACTGTTCTTGAGCGAAATTGCGTTGGATTTGGGTGGCATCAGCAGGGGAGTCAGTGGGAGGGATAGAAACGCCATCAGTCAGGTGGGCAGAAGGATTAGATGGAGCAGAATCTGTTCTGATGTTGGGTTATAGCCTTGAGGAAGGCCATACTTGATCTAGCAATTGTCAGAAGTGTGATTAGTTTGTTTGCAATGATCGCAGTATTTAGCACGACCACCAAATTTTGTGGTACGTCCTCGTCCACGACCAGAGAAAACACCACGAGAAGTGGGAAAAGTCTTGTTCTGAGAATCCTGAAAATGAGCGTTGGCCATGGAATCTTGAGgagttgatgatgaagaatgaTGAAACTCCCGTTCTTGTTGAAGGACCAAGGAGAAGGTTTTAGGGAGAGTCGGCATGGGTTCCATAAGCATAATTTGAGAACGGACTTGAGAAAATTCATCATTTAAGCCACGAAGAAACTTGATGACAGAATCATCATTTCGTTCTTGTTGAATCTTGGTCAGTAAGCCACAAGTGCAAGGAGATTTACAGGTGCAGACAAGAAGGGTTTGATATAGAGAAAGTTCTTTCCAGATGATTTGAAGACGAGTGTAATATTGAGAAACGTTAGAGTCACCTTGTTTGCAAGATTGGAGAGCCTCTTGAAGATCAACGATACGGAACTTATCGCCATGAGAAAAGCGTTGGAGGAGATTATTCCAAATCTCGGAGGCAGAATCCATCCACATAACAGATTGTTTGATGGGTAGAGTCATAGAACGCGTCAGCCAAGAAATCACCATTTTGTTGCATCTTTTCCCGGCGTCATGAAGAACATCAGTAGGAAGAGGGCAAGAAATAGTACCAAGAACGAATTTATCTTTATTCTTGGTTTCAAGAGCAACAAGCATGTCGTGCCTCCATTGTTCATAATTGGTGTCGGAGAGTGCCGCATTGACAAGAATAAGGGTTGGGTTTTCACCAGGATGAAGGAACAAAGGATGGGTGGGATTAGTGAGATGATCGGTGGCAGCGGTGGTAGAGGCGGTAGTGGTGGGGGTGGACGCGTTAGAGGAAGCCATTAAAAGagcaaaagaaagaagatgaagaaaaagaaggcaaaCGAAGAACCCTGATTATTGTCtttcttctgataccatgtaagTGTGTTTGAAAGAGAGAAACGAGAATTCCAGAAAGCagaaaaactatgaatgaatattaCTGATAGAATAATCTTTTTAGTACAGCAGAagcaaggaatttatataaaaggagaaaagaagaaacaacaaaaatactaaaaaatcaCTAGGACTGAACAGATCGTTCGGTAAGACCGAACGGGTCGTTCAGTGGTCACTCTGACAGCAACTATACGGTAAGTATCAGCTTTCGGAAACTGAATAACAATAAAGCAACCTTCCGGCAACAACagagaaaatatctctattATGGAACCATCTGataacaataaagaaaatatctcTATTAAGGAATCGTCTGGTAACAACAGAGAAAATATCTTTATCAAACTTCATTGTTATTTTCCTATAAACATAGTTTGAGTATTCATCATCCAACATGATTGACTTTGGATAGTTTTCACAAAAGAAGGGCAAAAAGCTTGTACATTGAATGCCTTTTTCAATTAGCCTTTGACATGTTCGGCAGATAATTATGTGTCATATTTTGTCTATGGAATGAAGTAAAACAACATTAGGATCAAAGATACGTCTGGCTTGTTTTCCTTTAAACGATATATATAacgagttttattttatttttttttattaagaagcAAGCaataagttaataatatatCTCTTTTTCTTGTTATCTTTTACCTTCTTTGTTTCTATGttggttttccttttttttttcttttttcttcttctttcttcttgtgTCTTCTTATGAGTCAAACATATTTTTGCATCATAAGAATTTAAACCATAGAATAACTTATATCATTTTAGTATGGTATCAAAACTTCTTTTCTAGAAGAGctttattattgtaaaatctgaaaaaaaaaatagtttttttatgtgattttgttttaaaattgttggtagataaataaattaatttataattttatttatttaattttttctgaATATATGTTGTAGTTTGTATGATTTATACGGATATTTTTGTgtatatttttcaatgaaaaatttGTGCTGTAATGTTTAAGGTTGGATTTGGTGTTATATAACGGGGCCATGGTTTGAAACCACGCACATCCGTTCtcttggtttttattttattttttgtgcaaGCGTGTGGGACTCACGAGTGTTTTctaaataaaggtttaatacatcatttggtcccttCTTATGGTGCTTGGGTTCAAAATAGTCCCACCTTCAAAAGAAGTTCACTAAGGTcccatattttaataaaaattgttcaatatcgTCCATTTAGCAGACGACGTTAAAATCTTAATGGTGCAGATGCTAGCATGGCAAAACGTTGATGAGCTGTTAAATTGGAAGCTTACGTGGCTGTGTGAAGTGAAGTGAGTTGGCTGAAATCTTTAAAGTTGAGGTTAATAAAAGGGGTGGGTTAGGGTTCGTTGAAGTTAGGGTTCTTTGAAGTAGAAAAAGAAGTAGTATTAGCCTCAGATTGGTGTCAGCCACAGAACCAAAGAGCAAGCTCATATTCATCAGGTATCCAACACAAGATAGTTTCAGGTCGTGAGGAAGAGAAAACCCAAAAGGGTAACGTTAAGGCTGAACACTGTCAGTGTCCCACAACAGACCAAAAATCACAGACCAGGAGAGAGAAACTACAtgattgttaagtccctggcaagtgtaccaaattgttatcaagtaatataaaatgggtaagtccaagtatcgttttcccaaaggactcttaggccttaactttcatgtaaattaattttgtaagacTTGTAAAGGAATAAATCTTGTGGTGGAatgcaagaacaaaaataaacatgcaaatgcagatgattcaattggctagaaaaagatatgaatgaatggagttgttggggtttacaatttcatcttatccactctcttttatctactcttcttatttaattcgctttattatctaattgtcatgcaaactttcttagtctaccctaaactcGATTCCTCAGTGAAAAGAGTCTACTACTagttactggcttactatccctagtctcccctagtaactagcaacgcattataaacagaagcaaaaatacaattgatcgtcctacccctattcctaggtggtattgcttaatcaaggaattccctatcaaTTCATGTCTTCCCCGTACGTCctcgtatcgacaaaggcaaacatctttatattgaatgagttaaacgataaaagctttaagcatagataagaaacccaacaattgataatcaaagcatatgcaagcatatagataaataagaagttcaataaaagagagtttcaaaagattacattgttccctaacaaccaaaggtttagttcaccatggacatggtgaatctagatgaaatacaatgaaagaatggaagagtaaaccctaaatttggtagattggagcctgagcatccaagaaacctcctctaaggtgtgtagaacaactCTGGACTtcttcttctgccaaaagaatgaaaTTTGAATCGCACTAGGTTATATATAGGacaaaaaagtaacaaaatttaagcccaagcccagtagacaaccgctcagcgtccaactttaccgctcagcggtttccctcaagccgcgccaccgctcaacggtcaatctcaccgctgagcggtttgcctctaatcgctctggacgctcagcttCGCCTCCTGAGCGCCAGACAGTGCTGCTCCCTCGAATAGGACGCTCAACGTTGGAATTTGACGTTGAGCGGtccatagactcttcttttcttcctttttcttcttctttctggagtctaagaccttcctacttcacttccatccttaattctcatcaaaaccccgcaaaacaagcataatatctctaaaaacaactttcgactctcatgtgactcaacttaagtgttttacttgattctaagctcattctaagccacaaagggtgtgttttgatatcaaatttatgcatgaaaataacggtttttagaccgttatcaatcaTACAATATAGCcacttgtttttgtttcttggatTGTTcctttatattaatttaatgcaTATGGATCACTATTTTTGTGGTAATCTTATTCCCCTTATGAAAAATGACATGGAAGGGATAACTTCGATTCCAACCTAGTTTTATCATGAGTGATGCAATGACCAAGAACAAAACCTAAACGCTGTCTAATGAGTGTTGCGCCATGTAAATGATATATATGGTTATTTTTCCAACTGTTACTTTCAATTGAATAAGGtgattaataaaacaacaaCTTTTTATACGCCCAAAATCAGAGTCAACAACAACAtgaaccctaacccccaaataaaccctaacccccaaataaaACATCAACAACATGAACTAATTAGGCTCAAATAATGACCCCTTACCTCACCTCCGTACGAAATTCCACTTGCGCCTTCAAGGATTCAACAGTAGAATCAACAGTACAACCAGAAATCGCCACTTTCACAACAGCAAAAAACCCAGAAATGGAGTAATCAGATAAGGGTAAGggtttttttactttaaccccttttatgtcatttttttatttttatcttaattatttacacATGTAAATGACTTCACAGAGCCACGTAAGCTTCCAATTTAACAGTTCATCAACGTTTCGTCAATCTAGCATCTTCACTGTTAAGATTTTAACGTCGTCTGCCAAAAGGACGATACtgaacaatttttattgaaatatggGATCTTAGTGAACTCTTTTTAAAGGTGGGACTATTCGGAACCAAAGCACCATAAAaagggaccaaatgatgtatttaACCTTAAATAAAAGTTGATCGAGTGGGACCACAGTGGGTTAAATGAATGGTTGCTTTTAGTGTTGGATACTACGGCCCACAGGTTGGGAAATTGGGTGGTttgtaaatagaaaaaaaaaataagtgtttgGTTTGCAAAGAGAAGTCCACGTGAAATTGAGGGAAACGTGCATGTATTTGATTAAGAAGGGAACAATGCAATAAGGAAGTGTTAGCCAAACATGAGAAAAGAATGgggaaaagaaacaaagaatgTCATCTATAAGGGATTTAAGATCCTCTGGGCCAAAGAAGATTAAGAATATAGAAGATATatttaggggttagggtttggTTCTTGATGAATAAATACATAAGGAGGGattggagaaaagagaaaagaatagagagagagaggagaaaACTGTGAGAGAAGGTAGAAACAAAAGAAGGAAATCATGAAGTGCACCGTGAGAAGCTtggagaagaaacaaaaagcTTGGAGAAGGGATGTTGAGGCTGCAGACGTGAAGCAAAGGATCCATCCATGTAAGGGATGTTAACTTGGGTTTATCTTTTGAGGTGCATGTTGGTTGGTTTGTGTTTTCCTTCGtttctattttgttctttctATCATGGCGGATGTAATACATAGGCATAGTTCACGTTCTTTGTCCCTTTGACAATGGGTTTTCTTGATTTTCactcctaaaccctaaaaaattattattatttggtttcagaagatagaatgaaatattaaacaaaCGTCATAGACTGAAATTAACTTAAAAGAGTATTTGTAACAACATAGTTTAGGTATAGTTAGTGTAACGGGggaaaggatgaaaagaaattAGCTCAAATAATATTTTCGTAACACAAATCTCAATTATATAAAGGAATAGGGTTCCCAAGAatctttcttattttaatactaaaattaaGTTTGGAGTTTCAGCTTTCAAAGAATCAACTTTTCCGTTGCGTGAAAATGAAGTACACATGTGGAAAATAGTCAGTGAAAAGCGGACGATAaggaagttttatttttatattgtattattaaaataattaaaattggtaattttgtaataattatgcTGAGAGTCGTACTAAATTAAGCTCATAAATGAATAAcaataatatgattaaatataatatagtagATAGCATTCGTCGATACATACTAAATAGAGTCAtctaataaattagtttaagcTAAAATGAAGGCATTGTTGgataagtaatttaatttaaacatttgatACAAGTCTGAACTGATTTCTATGGTATGAATGGCGATAATTTCTGTTGTGTTTCTTCGTCCACAAATATTTTATGTACCTTTGAATATTTGGCTCAAACAGCTGTGAATTCTATATTTCCAGAAGATGAGCTCGACTGAAGAACGCATCGtagaatattgttttattttgtgataCAAAATGCTTTCAGCCATCAGATggcgttttttttttcaaccatcTCTAGGTACGAGTTAGGGCAAGGTATTTTTCCATCTAAGAATGATATAGCATTAGTTCTTGTTAGTATTtaaaggttgtgaaaggagtagttgataaGGTAGAGGAAATGTGGA from Vigna radiata var. radiata cultivar VC1973A unplaced genomic scaffold, Vradiata_ver6 scaffold_482, whole genome shotgun sequence includes:
- the LOC106752665 gene encoding uncharacterized protein LOC106752665; the protein is MRLHAYESSRTYKDKVKFYHDKKLMKRTFHPRDLVLLFNSRLKLFPGKLKSKWSGPFMVKHVFQSGAVELESSTEDDQQRRWIVNGQRLKHYVGGDVEQFASVMMLVEP